The nucleotide window GGATACCATTAAAATAATAAAAATTATCAATGCCTGAAGGAATAGTTCGGTTATTGATAGCTGGATCAATAAGCCTATCTTTTAAAGTGTTGGAGACTGTATTTTGCTGCGCTATATATACAAAACTTTCATTCACATTCGCCGGGATCGTTTTTGTATATCCGATATCTATATCGTTGTATGGCCAGCCCATTGCATACACAGGATCAATCATGTGCATTTGGGTAATAATCTTCTCATTACTGTATGGAGGCACTAGATATGCATTCGGCACTACTTTGATATCACTCACTGCACCTGGATAGCCTGCGTAACTAACATCAATCTTTGTCCCTCCACTCAAATCAGGAATACCTTCGTTATAAATTCTATCAGCTACTTGCATCATGCTCACATTGCC belongs to Candidatus Methylacidiphilales bacterium and includes:
- a CDS encoding DUF2235 domain-containing protein; this encodes MSLYSYANNDPVNGVDPSGRAGYFIDGTWYNAAGGADNAPPSLLPQMAKDYVGNGYYFAGPGGDNKDRISGATGYGVSNISNQVYNKIVENYNAGDTIINMAGWSRGNVSMMQVADRIYNEGIPDLSGGTKIDVSYAGYPGAVSDIKVVPNAYLVPPYSNEKIITQMHMIDPVYAMGWPYNDIDIGYTKTIPANVNESFVYIAQQNTVSNTLKDRLIDPAINNRTIPSGIDNFYYFNGI